Proteins from a single region of Ischnura elegans chromosome 2, ioIscEleg1.1, whole genome shotgun sequence:
- the LOC124153637 gene encoding tigger transposable element-derived protein 4-like, translating to MAKPPAKRQISTFEKLKILRVVDENPHMKRVAIAARLQLPPSTLFTIIKNRERYERFAKLGIRKGRKKVGSGKFKQLKDTSTKWCKTRESSVVPLNGAVVRGKDPDLVSGEGISDFTASNGWIHNFKKRYGWNDDGEPALGDTVWETWKDITLPGLIKDYSPNDVFNVSEMGIFFNFLPSEILSLKGGKCREGNTSDERLTVLLGCNESGTEKLMPLVVGNYKPESFKTAKEFPCMYEYDPDAWMTTSIFVKFLRMLDIKMGGQNRRILMLIDNCAAHPVDYGFLNNVTVVFFPPECSIVLQPLDQGILRCVKHKYRELVVNERLGNFQRRKVSVLDALNFVKYAWDSVKPSAIRFCFHSSGFYRNSNEVDTEFSSDEETGEQSVEVWDQLLEGEGMTFEEFVSCDDDLEVCRSMQMDKDYGKGQSYDADKAGQKSPTFEEAIDAMETVRRFVTSHKVDGSVMNALIKLYSTIKVLGVANGK from the exons ATGGCTAAACCTCCAGCGAAAAGACAAATATCTACATTTGAAAAGCTTAAGATTCTCCGTGTCGTGGACGAAAATCCGCATATGAAACGTGTGGCCATAGCAGCAAGATTGCAACTTCCACCATCAACATTATTCACTATTATAAAaaacagggaaagatatgaaagGTTTGCAAAATTAGGCATTCGtaagggcagaaaaaaagtgGGAAGTGGAAAATTTAAACAGTTAAAGGATACATCGACGAAGTGGTGCAAAACACGCGAATCATCCGTAGTGCCTTTAAATGGTGCCGTAGTTCGCGGAAAAGATCCTGATTTAGTTTCTGGAGAGGGCATAAGTGACTTTACCGCTTCGAATGGGTGgattcataatttcaaaaaacgTTATGGGTGGAATGACGATGGTGAGCCAGCTCTTGGTGACACTGTGTGGGAAACATGGAAAGATATCACCCTCCCGGGGCTCATTAAAGACTACAGCCCGAATGATGTTTTTAACGTCAGCGAGAtgggtatattttttaattttcttcctagtgaaatattgtcattaaaGGGAGGTAAATGTCGCGAGGGCAATACGAGTGATGAAAGGCTGACGGTCCTCCTAGGGTGCAATGAAAGTGGAACGGAAAAATTGATGCCGTTGGTGGTTGGGAATTATAAACCTGAAAGCTTCAAAACTGCTAAGGAATTCCCTTGCATGTACGAGTACGACCCTGATGCTTGGATGACCACCTCAATTTTTGTGAAGTTCCTGCGAATGCTGGATATCAAGATGGGTGGACAAAATCGTAGAATTTTGATGCTCATAGATAACTGCGCCGCACATCCAGTAGACtatggatttttaaataacgttACAGTTGTGTTTTTTCCTCCAGAGTGCTCGATCGTCCTTCAACCTCTCGATCAAGGCATCTTACGGTGTGTGAAGCATAAGTACAGGGAACTTGTTGTCAATGAGAGGTTGGGGAATTTTCAAAGGAGAAAAGTGAGTGTTCTTGACGCTTTGAATTTTGTAAAGTATGCTTGGGACTCAGTGAAACCGAGTGCCATAAGATTTTGTTTCCATTCGTCCGGATTTTACCGCAATTCCAATGAGGTTGATACTGAATTTTCGAGCGACGAGGAAACTGGAGAGCAGTCCGTAGAAGTCTGGGATCAGCTGTTAGAAGGAGAGGGAATGACATTTGAAGAGTTCGTCTCCTGTGACGATGACTTAGAAGTCTGCAG GTCGATGCAGATGGATAAAGACTATGGAAAGGGGCAAAGTTATGATGCAGATAAAGCGGGGCAAAAATCTCCAACGTTCGAGGAAGCAATAGACGCGATGGAGACAGTGAGACGATTTGTGACGAGTCACAAAGTGGATGGAAGCGTGATGAATGCATTAATTAAACTTTATTCTACCATAAAAGTATTAGGAGTTGCGAATGGGAAATAA